In Aspergillus oryzae RIB40 DNA, chromosome 6, one genomic interval encodes:
- a CDS encoding Sec7 domain protein (guanine nucleotide exchange factor), whose amino-acid sequence MESGEQLSFKGFRTLAHQNSWVELLFHNPDRRQTCGLSSAYSRDQTRAIRHSSRLPQQLPEMHASNSPPTTPSAASNYKATRRMTQSRPSVRETFLDEYNVGDNTNNGMDSGDERDPHDLSLSPKHAARTSIVDNMLLSLDQFASSNASVLDDYRLFNSVFESDLYGRCSPDSMTQRRYRGHTFSSSLSSELDYNPDDAAGLYGTQPGRARRSTSSSNYNSNFRRFGSTRTPDGPSSRGQLYDHRSNSGGGTSGVRGTRQGSKGSSSLHMDFGPPLSGNHRADLAPERRSASFDFGTRQTIIPFKETAVDYDPVSLDGVDAAPTPSIPGGPRKYQVSSQGEYPGTLGPQPSRTPVASRRNSVKSARTRSTAAMTGRENDLTQLGAPILEPPPAIPAATFDPPAPSPTISFNKPIFPTPSDPAPTRERPGFFWRVFGSSKNSTPGAENNQLDLVVSQDNDLRDLNGSTTNLKDRRQPLKSSTAGTTTVRQGAHQVVNKKSSFFRRRKRSVTENVPPPILIPPESGSKPHEVMKPQPSPVSSLRKVMNPYLADASAPGLLHSTESHNRNIGTDKQENKGVDSHAEKPKESFHGAGRVQRPKHSLYPAASSDARDASILGSKIGDEDIPKVNHMDSTSSANPEQLVPRDGIGSRDSGPDSESDRVGGIRNRLTPQDLCVPSLSPVVERFSQKSVSPIESSEETRTVNPGEPEEVKHQSEPRLYDREDEPSPKSLPVDTSGSLKVSTSNISNYYTASNTPVISPVESKSVEISEGKVDLTDNVLEDQPGDSEKEQAQKLYDSQDQVVGNEPAAAWLGDPDRATIRKAYMEFFDWSNMNILAALRSLCNRLILKGETQQVDRVLDAFSIRWCECNPNHGFKASDVVHTICYSLLLLNTDLHLADIEQKMTKGQFVRNTMPTIHRVAFDAAPDGFEALHVAHDKSKVSARESLTSHMDESDRGNMVADKPANAPAKLVNRLSRTDLSVKLSGDPETNTGPLVNVPFNGTDKAWGQQVETVLRDFYTSIQKQRLPLHGAQAEKEALRASSNHLLSPNPSGLRRSPSTVSRSGSDIYPRGRSADSRYGTARWSSKNRSRARLYPSSVMGSSRTSLEEQSSFWSPSASSTWSKQSLGKLTSVSVDSFGSDYMRGDYQQAIGFANALSQAIIREDSAYSIASTEEVEGTIPLLEDETLQLAGAPWAKEGSLKHKQHLDSADKRAKDRNWNECFAVIQQGWMRLFSFNSSTKSVRHKPKTHTHGGVVVGGGNWTENAEEVRKFLLRQTLASVLPSPGYSKSRPHVWALSLPNGAVHLFQAGTPEIVHEFVSTANYWSARLSKEPLVGGVSNMEYGWSDTVINSALISTENNSNRSPPSSSGARPSIQSSIRSSIDQQGGVRPRLPADRVHISDWAPPQQSMVASNLPEADQLKALRMYVKNVEDELQRHNELRPAMVLAFSPRHPNATKSMANWERKSSYLLRENVKFRTYIETLQRALDLKNKIYASREESSPSRCG is encoded by the exons ATGGAGTCGGGGGAACAACTCTCATTCAAAGGGTTTCGTACT CTTGCGCATCAGAACTCCTGGGTTGAACTCCTCTTCCACAACCCCGACCGTCGCCAGACTTGCGGGCTTTCCTCAGCCTACTCACGCGATCAAACACGCGCGATCAGACACAGTTCAAGATTGCCTCAACAACTTCCCGAGATGCATGCCAGTAATTCTCCCCCGACTACGCCTTCTGCGGCATCCAACTACAAAGctacgaggaggatgaccCAGTCACGCCCGTCAGTGCGAGAAACTTTTCTCGACGAGTACAACGTGGGTGATAACACAAATAACGGCATGGACTCTGGTGATGAGCGAGATCCCCATGACTTATCTTTGTCCCCTAAACACGCCGCTCGCACTTCTATCGTTGATAATATGCTCCTGTCGTTGGATCAATTTGCATCCTCAAATGCCTCCGTACTGGATGACTACCGTCTGTTTAATTCCGTTTTTGAGTCAGATCTATATGGTCGATGTTCGCCAGATTCTATGACCCAACGTCGTTATCGCGGCCATACCTTTTCATCGTCTCTGTCATCAGAACTAGACTACAACCCTGATGATGCAGCTGGCCTATACGGGACTCAACCGGGAAGGGCTCGCCGGAGTACTAGCAGTTCGAATTACAACTCTAACTTTAGAAGGTTTGGTAGTACCCGCACACCAGACGGTCCAAGCTCGCGTGGCCAATTATACGATCATCGCTCCAACTCAGGAGGTGGTACCTCTGGGGTTCGCGGAACCAGACAAGGTAGTAAAGGGAGTTCCTCTTTACACATGGATTTTGGCCCACCCCTTTCAGGAAATCATCGAGCGGACCTGGCTCCTGAGCGGCGCTCCGCAAGCTTCGACTTTGGCACCCGACAAACGATCATTCCGTTCAAGGAGACTGCGGTTGATTATGATCCAGTATCATTGGACGGAGTTGATGCAGCTCCTACACCAAGTATTCCAGGTGGACCAAGAAAGTATCAAGTTTCATCGCAAGGTGAATATCCCGGAACTTTAGGTCCTCAGCCGTCGCGCACACCGGTAGCTTCTCGACGGAACAGTGTGAAGTCAGCACGGACGAGGAGTACTGCAGCCATGACCGGCCGTGAAAATGATTTGACGCAACTCGGTGCGCCTATTCTGGAACCTCCCCCGGCTATACCGGCAGCTACGTTTGATCCGCCGGCCCCAAGTCCTACGATATCTTTCAACAAGCCTATCTTCCCGACGCCCTCTGATCCAGCTCCGACCAGGGAACGTCCGGGCTTTTTCTGGCGCGTTTTTGGTTCATCCAAAAACTCTACACCTGGCGCAGAAAACAATCAGCTTGATCTTGTAGTCTCCCAAGATAATGATCTACGGGATCTCAATGGTTCCACTACGAATCTCAAGGACCGGAGACAACCATTGAAGAGTAGTACGGCGGGTACCACAACGGTCCGTCAAGGGGCCCATCAAGTGGTGAACAAGAAATCTTCATTCTTCCGCCGGCGGAAGAGATCGGTGACTGAGAACGTTCCCCCTCCTATTCTAATTCCCCCAGAGTCTGGCTCAAAGCCACATGAAGTCATGAAGCCACAACCTAGCCCCGTGAGTAGTTTAAGGAAGGTAATGAACCCATATCTAGCAGATGCTAGCGCTCCAGGGCTGTTACATTCCACAGAATCACATAACCGAAACATAGGCACAGACAAACAGGAGAACAAAGGCGTTGACTCACATGCGGAGAAACCCAAGGAAAGTTTTCATGGTGCAGGTAGAGTGCAGAGACCCAAACACAGCCTTTACCCCGCCGCTTCCTCCGACGCACGTGATGCATCGATTCTGGGAAGCAAGATCGGAGACGAGGATATTCCCAAAGTCAATCACATGGATTCTACATCTTCAGCCAATCCAGAACAGCTGGTTCCTAGGGACGGCATCGGTTCGCGCGACAGTGGACCGGACTCGGAGAGTGATCGTGTAGGTGGTATCCGGAACAGGTTGACGCCACAAGACCTTTGTGTTCCGTCACTATCACCTGTCGTTGAGCGTTTCTCTCAAAAGAGTGTGTCACCTATAGAAAGTTCCGAGGAGACACGTACGGTAAATCCAGGGGAACCGGAAGAAGTTAAACATCAGAGCGAGCCCAGGCTGTACGACCGCGAAGATGAACCCAGCCCGAAATCACTTCCTGTAGATACCAGTGGCTCATTGAAAGTATCGACATCAAATATCTCGAATTATTACACGGCTTCCAACACACCCGTGATTTCCCCGGTGGAATCAAAGTCCGTTGAAATATCGGAAGGCAAAGTCGATTTAACTGATAACGTCCTGGAGGATCAACCAGGAGattcagaaaaagaacaggCTCAAAAGCTCTACGACAGTCAGGATCAAGTTGTGGGAAATGAGCCGGCTGCTGCATGGCTCGGTGACCCGGACCGCGCTACGATTCGCAAGGCATACATGGAGTTTTTCGACTGGTCTAATATGAATATTTTGGCAGCCCTCCGAAGTTTATGTAACCGACTTATATTAAAGGGAGAGACACAGCAGGTTGATCGAGTTCTAGATGCCTTTTCCATACGATGGTGCGAGTGCAATCCTAACCATGGGTTTAAGGCTTCAG ATGTTGTGCACACTATATGCtactctcttcttctattAAATACCGACCTTCACCTTGCGGATATTGAACAAAAGATGACCAAGGGCCAATTTGTTCGGAACACAATGCCCACCATACATCGTGTGGCCTTCGACGCAGCCCCGGATGGGTTTGAAGCACTCCATGTAGCTCACGATAAATCGAAAGTGTCGGCCCGGGAATCTCTGACGTCTCATATGGATGAGTCCGATCGCGGGAACATGGTCGCTGATAAGCCCGCAAATGCGCCAGCAAAGCTCGTGAATCGACTTTCTCGAACTGATCTCTCCGTTAAACTGTCAGGTGATCCTGAAACCAACACAGGCCCGTTGGTAAATGTGCCATTCAATGGAACCGATAAGGCCTGGGGCCAGCAAGTTGAAACCGTTCTTAGGGACTTCTATACTTCGATTCAAAAGCAGAGACTCCCACTTCATGGTGCTCAAGCAGAGAAGGAGGCGCTTCGAGCTTCATCGAACCATTTATTGTCCCCTAATCCGAGTGGTTTGCGCAGAAGCCCCAGCACCGTGAGCAGGAGCGGCTCTGACATCTACCCACGGGGCCGCTCAGCCGACTCCCGCTACGGCACCGCGCGCTGGTCCTCGAAAAACCGGTCACGGGCGAGattatatccttcttccGTCATGGGTTCCAGCCGGACCAGCCTTGAGGAGCAGTCGTCTTTCTGGAGCCCGTCTGCCTCCAGTACTTGGAGTAAGCAATCTTTGGGCAAGTTAACATCTGTCTCGGTAGACTCATTCGGATCAGACTATATGCGTGGCGACTATCAGCAAGCTATTGGATTCGCTAATGCACTGAGTCAAGCGATAATCCGGGAGGACTCTGCTTATTCCATAGCGAGCACCGAGGAGGTCGAGGGAACCATACCGCTTCTGGAAGACGAGACTCTTCAACTTGCTGGCGCTCCTTGGGCCAAAGAAGGGAGCCTAAAGCATAAGCAACACTTAGATTCGGCTGACAAGAGGGCTAAGGACCGAAATTGGAACGAATGCTTCGCTGTGATACAACAGGGTTGGATGCGgctgttttctttcaattcgtCGACGAAGTCCGTTCGGCATAAGCCAAAAACTCACACACATGGTGGAGTGGTGGTGGGAGGAGGGAACTGGACAGAGAATGCCGAGGAGGTAAGGAAGTTTCTCCTACGGCAAACCCTCGCAAGCGTACTTCCATCTCCCGGGTACTCTAAGTCCCGCCCGCATGTCTGGGCTCTGAGTCTACCTAATGGCGCAGTACACCTCTTTCAGGCTGGCACCCCGGAGATTGTCCATGAATTCGTCTCTACTGCTAATTACTGGAGTGCGAGGTTATCGAAAGAACCtttggttggtggagttAGCAATATGGAATACGGCTGGAGTGATACAGTCATCAACAGTGCCTTGATATCGACGGAGAATAACAGCAACAGGTCGCCGCCGTCCTCGTCTGGAGCACGACCTAGCATTCAAAGTTCAATCCGGAGCTCTATTGACCAGCAAGGTGGTGTACGCCCCAGGCTTCCGGCCGATCGAGTACACATCAGCGACTGGGCTCCGCCTCAGCAGAGTATGGTCGCTTCAAACTTACCTGAAGCTGACCAACTGAAGGCTTTGCGGATGTATGTCAAGAATGTTGAGGATGAACTACAGCGACATAATGAGCTCCGACCGGCCATGGTTTTAGCTTTTTCTCCCAGACATCCGAATGCCACAAAGTCCATGGCCAATTGGGAGCGTAAATCATCGTACTTGCTGCGAGAGAACGTGAAGTTTCGCACATACATTGAGACTCTACAGAGGGCACTCGACctcaaaaataaaatatatgCTTCCCGCGAGGAGAGCTCGCCTTCCAGATGTGGATGA
- a CDS encoding unc-50 family protein (predicted protein), producing the protein MNPHISVPRQHASPSNFGGTTPASRGSSIRMPRFFKRMFKFPQMDFEMAIWEMTSLLIAPKKVFKSIYYHVSIAFNRWSCYLAETKNTWHRPDPSFTYLLCFFLLLTALAWGLAYAPSFGAIVRLSLLFIFVHFIGSSLLVSTIGYFVIGRLFGPDGAAASLSGLRGGRGRRRGAAQGLFVQPGEKDQLEFGYCFDVSNRAFFPLYLHLYVAQFLLLPLLTRSPSNLLSTFLGNTLYLSALAYYTYITFLGYNALPFLHNTELLLLPILAFAVLWLVSLILGWGIVAQGGSVEGLFWGA; encoded by the exons ATGAATCCTCACATATCGGTTCCGCGCCAACATGCCAGTCCGTCTAATTTTGGCGGCACGACACCAGCAAGCCGTGGATCTAGCATCCGGATGCCGCGTTTCTTCAAAAG GATGTTCAAGTTTCCACAGATGGACTTTGAAATGGCTATATGGGAGATGACATCACTGCTGATCGCTCCCAAGAAAGTTTTCAAATCTATCTACTACCATGTGAGCATAGCCTTCAATCGCTGGTCTTGCTATCTTGCAG AAACTAAGAATACCTGGCATCGGCCTGACCCCTCTTTCACGTATCtactttgcttcttcttgctcctcaCAGCTCTTGCGTGGGGTCTAGCATATGCGCCTTCTTTCGGAGCTATTGTCCGCTTGTCTCTACTTTTCATCTTTGTCCATTTCATCGGATCATCATTGCTGGTGTCGACAATAGGGTACTTTGTCATCGGCCGACTTTTCGGTCCAGATGGAGCGGCAGCCTCCCTCTCTGGGTTGCGAGGCGGACGTGGACGGAGACGTGGTGCAGCACAGGGCTTGTTCGTGCAACCAGGCGAAAAGGATCAATTAGAATTTGGATATTGCTTTGAT GTCTCTAACCGGGCATTCTTTCCTCTCTACCTTCACCTGTATGTTGCTCAGTTCCTTCTCCTGCCGCTTCTTACGCGCAGTCCGAGCAATCTCCTCTCTACGTTCCTTGGGAACACGCTCTACCTTTCTGCCTTGGCCTACTACACATACATTACCTTCTTGGGGTACAACGCCCTTCCGTTCTTGCATAATACTGAGTTACTTTTGCTCCCCATCCTCGCTTTCGCGGTTTTGTGGCTTGTGAGTTTGATTTTGGGATGGGGTATTGTAGCGCAAGGAGGCAGCGTGGAAGGTCTCTTCTGGGGTGCCTAA
- a CDS encoding PDGFA associated 1 family protein (predicted protein), with the protein MAPRGRGKFSKPSRGGGKHFSRDVQPVDKHGNPVGLWREEGEEKEEEEVSESEEESSKEDAKPGSSSPAAAEMTREERRAAAKAKKQAAIAKRNQVQPGDLPPSDSESEVSGVSEGDEELPSNPNHTAKSRSQLKDSNPDKDMSQLSRREREAIEAQQERERYLKLHAEGKTEEARADLARLAIIRERREAERLRKEAEKEEKAELAKQRAAEIEAKLNAKKKGGSKKK; encoded by the exons ATGGCGCCTCGTGGCCGTGGGAAGTTTTCCAAGCCTTCGCGAGGAG GTGGGAAACACTTTAGTCGCGATGTTCAACCAGTCGACAAGCACGGTAATCCCGTCGGTCTATGGAGA gaggagggggaggagaaggaggaggaggaagtgtccgaatcagaagaagaatcttCAAAGGAAGACGCTAAACCTGGATCTAGCTCTCCCGCAGCCGCAGAGATGACTCGTGAGGAGCGCCGggcagcagccaaagccaagaagcaaGCTGCTATAGCGAAACGGAATCAAGTTCAGCCTGGCGATCTACCACCGTCTGATTCGGAGTCAGAAGTTAGCGGGGTTAGtgagggagatgaagagCTGCCCTCAAATCCGAATCACACGGCCAAGTCTCGCTCGCAACTGAAGGATTCAAACCCGGACAAAGACATGTCACAGTTGTCGAGGAGAGAGCGCGAAGCCATTGAGGCTCAGCAGGAGCGTGAACGTTATCTGAAGCTGCACGCGGAGGGTAAAACAGAGGAGGCCCGTGCAGATCTGGCTCGTCTGGCTATCATTCGGGAGCGACGAGAGGCAGAAAGGTTACGGAAGGAggccgagaaagaagagaaggcagagCTAGCCAAGCAACGGGCTGCAGAGATAGAGGCAAAGCTGaacgcgaagaagaaaggtggttcaaagaaaaagtaa
- a CDS encoding putative MFS monocarboxylate transporter (monocarboxylate transporter), giving the protein MLDRVPNGTSYSQPMVNEEEDDIRQDETASGVGNAPGNRESNEDPCRTKEFFKTPTNVSNAGALASKTLSLVRTRESNREIGPPPDGGFLAWFQVALGHFVIFNTWGYINSFGVFQTYYTETLGHPPSDISWVGSIQIFLLFFIGTFSGRATDAGYFKVTLVMGAVLELFCIFMTSLSTKYWQLFLAQGVGQGIGCGLMFCPTIALVPTYFTKRRSIAMGIVASGSATGGLVFPAVVMRLLPRIGYGWTMRILGFISLGTLTPCLLFLKQRLPPRQSGPLVEWAAFKEPSYALFAIGMFLNFWGIYIGFFYIGSFARNIIGVSQSTSIDVLLVMNGVGLLGRLIPNLMADWYTGPLNLLVPCSLATGVVAYCWAAVNSPGGMYAFSVFYGLAAAGIQSLFPATLSTLTTDLKKAGVRMGMVLSVVAVAALIGSPIAGALIQLNDGQYLYAQMFMGSAVVAGAVTLFAARVAKLGFSWQRS; this is encoded by the coding sequence ATGCTGGACAGAGTACCCAATGGCACTAGCTATTCTCAGCCCATGgtcaatgaagaagaagacgacatACGTCAAGATGAGACTGCGAGCGGCGTTGGAAATGCTCCCGGCAACAGAGAATCAAACGAGGATCCCTGCCGGACGAAAGAGTTCTTCAAGACACCCACAAATGTCAGTAACGCCGGTGCGTTGGCCTCAAAAACGTTGTCGCTGGTCCGCACCAGAGAATCGAACAGAGAAATTGGGCCTCCGCCCGACGGCGGTTTCCTGGCCTGGTTTCAGGTCGCCTTGGGCCACTTTGTCATTTTCAACACTTGGGGCTACATTAATAGCTTTGGCGTTTTCCAGACCTACTATACTGAAACACTAGGGCATCCTCCATCTGACATCTCCTGGGTAGGAAGTATTCAAATAttcttgcttttttttattggGACTTTCTCTGGACGTGCAACCGACGCGGGATACTTCAAGGTCACCTTGGTGATGGGAGCGGTGCTGGAGTTGTTTTGCATTTTTATGACATCTTTGTCCACCAAGTACTGGCAGTTGTTCTTGGCCCAAGGCGTCGGGCAAGGAATTGGCTGTGGGCTCATGTTTTGCCCTACCATTGCCCTAGTGCCTACGTATTTCACCAAGAGGCGCTCGATTGCCATGGGGATTGTGGCCTCTGGATCAGCAACTGGGGGCTTAGTGTTTCCCGCCGTCGTTATGCGTCTGCTGCCTCGGATTGGATATGGATGGACCATGCGAATCCTCGGCTTTATCTCTTTGGGCACACTAACACCCTGCTTGCTCTTTCTGAAGCAAAGGTTACCACCGCGCCAAAGTGGTCCGCTCGTTGAATGGGCTGCCTTCAAGGAGCCTTCCTATGCGTTGTTTGCCATTGGCATGTTCCTCAACTTCTGGGGCATCTATATCGGTTTCTTCTACATTGGTAGTTTTGCCCGCAATATCATTGGTGTCTCCCAGTCAACCTCGATCGATGTGCTCCTGGTTATGAATGGTGTGGGACTTCTAGGCCGGTTGATTCCGAACCTCATGGCTGACTGGTATACCGGGCCACTGAACCTGCTGGTCCCCTGTAGCCTGGCTACTGGGGTGGTTGCATACTGTTGGGCTGCCGTGAACAGCCCCGGGGGGATGTACGCCTTTAGCGTTTTTTATGGTCTCGCTGCGGCTGGTATCCAGTCTCTATTCCCTGCGACACTCAGTACCCTCACAACAGACCTGAAAAAGGCCGGCGTGAGGATGGGAATGGTTCTCAGCGTGGTGGCTGTCGCTGCTCTCATCGGCTCTCCGATCGCGGGGGCATTGATCCAACTAAATGACGGGCAGTATTTGTATGCTCAGATGTTCATGGGCAGTGCGGTTGTTGCTGGTGCAGTGACCTTGTTTGCAGCGAGAGTGGCCAAACTGGGGTTCTCCTGGCAACGGTCATGA